A genomic window from Variovorax paradoxus includes:
- a CDS encoding ABC transporter ATP-binding protein: protein MTLTMSHTALAPGEPLLEVDNLRTHFHTLAGVVRSVDGVSYTVRAGRTLGVVGESGCGKSVTALSILRLVPTPPGRHMGAVRLRGTDLMQLSEREMRQIRGNRISMIFQEPMTSLNPVLTVGRQIAETVQLHQKANRADAMKRAVEMLRVVQIPEPERRVNEYPHQLSGGMRQRVMIALALACNPEVLIADEPTTALDVTIQAQILDLIKRLQKELGMGVVMITHDLGVVAESCDRVVVMYAGRKVEEADVIDLFDRPLHPYTRALMASMPAMNTASTRLTEIPGLVPAAHELGRGCAFAARCSHARERCRAETPQLVQQGGDHVVACFAVEEHWAGTEEMAA from the coding sequence ATGACGCTCACCATGTCCCACACCGCACTCGCCCCCGGCGAGCCGCTGCTCGAAGTCGACAACCTGCGCACGCACTTCCACACGCTGGCGGGCGTGGTGCGTTCGGTCGACGGGGTTTCGTACACGGTGCGCGCGGGCCGCACGCTCGGCGTGGTCGGCGAATCGGGCTGCGGCAAGAGCGTGACGGCGCTGTCGATCCTGCGGCTGGTGCCCACGCCGCCCGGGCGCCACATGGGCGCGGTGCGGCTGCGCGGCACCGACCTGATGCAGCTCAGCGAACGCGAAATGCGGCAGATTCGCGGCAACCGCATCTCGATGATCTTCCAGGAGCCGATGACATCGCTGAACCCGGTGCTCACCGTGGGCCGGCAGATCGCCGAGACGGTGCAGCTGCACCAGAAGGCCAACCGTGCCGATGCGATGAAGCGCGCGGTCGAAATGCTGCGCGTGGTGCAGATCCCCGAGCCCGAGCGGCGCGTGAACGAGTACCCGCATCAGCTCTCGGGCGGCATGCGCCAGCGCGTGATGATCGCGCTGGCCCTGGCCTGCAACCCCGAAGTGCTGATCGCCGACGAACCCACCACGGCGCTCGACGTGACGATCCAGGCGCAGATCCTCGATCTCATCAAGCGCCTGCAGAAGGAGCTGGGCATGGGCGTGGTGATGATCACGCACGACCTGGGCGTGGTGGCAGAAAGCTGCGACCGCGTCGTGGTCATGTATGCCGGCAGGAAGGTCGAAGAGGCCGACGTGATCGACCTGTTCGACCGCCCGCTGCACCCCTACACGCGCGCGCTGATGGCCTCGATGCCTGCGATGAACACCGCGAGCACACGGCTCACCGAGATTCCGGGGCTGGTGCCGGCCGCACACGAACTCGGGCGCGGCTGCGCCTTTGCGGCGCGCTGCAGCCATGCGCGCGAACGCTGCCGCGCCGAGACGCCGCAGCTCGTGCAGCAAGGCGGCGACCATGTGGTGGCGTGCTTTGCAGTCGAAGAACACTGGGCAGGTACCGAGGAGATGGCTGCATGA
- a CDS encoding ABC transporter ATP-binding protein: MTTTAATPLLQVRNLRKHYISPKRWLRPARPSIQAVDGVSFSVARGETLSLVGESGCGKTTTAKSVMRLVEPTSGSVQLEGEELLTLSAEDMRMRRRQLQIIFQDPYASLNPRLTAGDIVAEPLRNFGMGAAAERRERVQWLFSRVGLRPEAAKKFPHEFSGGQRQRLGIARALALNPKLIVCDEPVSALDVSVQAQVVNLLMDLQAEFGIAYLFVAHDLAVVRHISHRVAVMYLGHIVEIADRDTLFSTPLHPYTEILLSAVPVPNPRTPARRMLLQGDPPSPANPPSGCRFHTRCPMAQAVCKERTPELTERPSSANGSHWVACHFR, translated from the coding sequence ATGACGACGACCGCTGCAACGCCACTGCTGCAGGTGCGCAACCTGCGCAAGCACTACATCTCGCCCAAGCGCTGGCTGCGGCCGGCCAGGCCTTCGATCCAGGCGGTCGATGGCGTGTCGTTCTCCGTTGCGCGCGGCGAAACGCTGTCGCTGGTCGGCGAATCGGGCTGCGGCAAGACGACCACGGCCAAGTCGGTCATGCGACTGGTCGAGCCGACCTCGGGCTCGGTGCAGCTCGAGGGCGAAGAGCTGCTGACGCTGTCCGCCGAGGACATGCGCATGCGCCGGCGGCAGCTGCAGATTATTTTTCAGGACCCGTATGCCTCGCTGAACCCGCGCCTGACGGCCGGAGACATCGTGGCCGAGCCTCTGCGCAACTTCGGCATGGGCGCGGCGGCCGAGCGGCGCGAGCGCGTGCAGTGGCTGTTCTCGCGCGTCGGGCTGCGGCCCGAGGCGGCGAAGAAGTTTCCGCACGAGTTCTCCGGCGGACAGCGGCAACGGCTGGGCATTGCGCGAGCATTGGCGCTGAACCCGAAGCTGATCGTGTGCGACGAGCCGGTGTCGGCGCTCGACGTGTCGGTGCAGGCGCAGGTGGTCAATCTGCTGATGGACCTGCAGGCAGAGTTCGGCATCGCGTATCTCTTCGTGGCGCACGACCTTGCGGTGGTGCGGCACATCAGTCATCGCGTGGCAGTGATGTACCTGGGGCACATCGTGGAGATTGCGGACCGCGACACGCTTTTCTCGACGCCGCTGCATCCGTACACCGAGATTCTTCTGTCGGCCGTGCCCGTGCCCAACCCGCGCACGCCCGCGCGACGCATGCTGCTGCAGGGCGATCCGCCGAGCCCCGCCAACCCGCCTTCGGGGTGCCGCTTTCATACACGCTGCCCGATGGCGCAGGCTGTGTGCAAGGAGAGGACGCCCGAGCTGACCGAGCGACCGTCGTCCGCGAACGGCAGCCACTGGGTTGCCTGCCATTTCCGCTGA
- a CDS encoding N-acyl-D-amino-acid deacylase family protein: protein MSEKLPHYDLLIRGGTVIDGTKAPRFDADVGIVNGRIAAIGKLAGHTAEQTLDATGRIVAPGFIDSHTHDDQAVLSQAQMPFKVSQGVTTVVAGNCGISAAPLRADMDLPMPLSLLDPPAEGRFTTFAAYLDALRATPSSVNVAAMVGHSTLRAVVMADLDRPANDTEIAAMQALVEEAMQAGAIGLSTGTFYPPAVKATTEEIIEVGRPLSSRKALYVTHMRDESDRVMESLEETFLIGRALDIPVVVSHHKVQNTQNFGKTKVTLPFIKEAMQHQCIGLDCYPYTAGSTMIRTDRGMMEGRVLIASSVPHPECAGRDLKDIAAEWGVSGEEAAKRLQPGSAIYFMMDEDDVQRILAFDETMIGSDGIPLGEKPHPRLWGTFPRVLGHYSRDVGLFPLETAVWKMTGLTARNFGLHERGTLKPGHHADVVIFNAATVRDTANYETPMQPAEGIDAVIVNGAVTWRDGAHCGVRNGQVITRRETA from the coding sequence GTGTCCGAAAAACTTCCCCACTACGACCTGCTGATCCGCGGTGGCACCGTCATCGATGGCACCAAGGCGCCGCGCTTCGATGCCGACGTCGGCATCGTGAACGGCCGCATCGCCGCCATCGGCAAGCTCGCGGGCCACACGGCCGAGCAGACGCTCGACGCCACCGGCCGTATCGTCGCGCCAGGCTTCATCGACTCGCACACGCACGACGACCAGGCGGTGCTGTCGCAGGCGCAGATGCCGTTCAAGGTGTCGCAGGGCGTGACCACGGTGGTGGCAGGCAACTGCGGCATCAGCGCCGCGCCGCTGCGCGCCGACATGGACCTGCCGATGCCGCTGAGCCTGCTCGACCCGCCGGCGGAAGGCCGCTTCACCACCTTCGCGGCGTACCTCGATGCGCTGCGCGCCACGCCCTCGTCGGTGAACGTGGCGGCGATGGTCGGCCATTCGACCTTGCGCGCCGTGGTCATGGCCGACCTCGACCGGCCCGCGAACGACACCGAGATCGCAGCCATGCAGGCGCTGGTCGAAGAGGCGATGCAGGCCGGTGCCATCGGCCTGTCGACCGGCACCTTCTATCCGCCGGCGGTGAAGGCGACGACCGAGGAGATCATCGAAGTCGGCCGTCCGCTCAGCTCGCGCAAGGCGCTGTACGTGACCCACATGCGCGACGAGAGCGACCGCGTGATGGAGTCGCTGGAAGAAACCTTCCTCATCGGCCGCGCGCTCGACATTCCGGTGGTGGTGTCGCACCACAAGGTGCAGAACACGCAGAACTTCGGCAAGACGAAGGTCACGCTGCCCTTCATCAAGGAAGCGATGCAGCACCAGTGCATCGGGCTCGACTGCTACCCCTACACGGCCGGCTCCACCATGATCCGCACCGATCGCGGAATGATGGAAGGCCGCGTGCTCATCGCCTCGAGCGTGCCGCACCCCGAATGCGCGGGCCGCGACCTGAAGGACATCGCCGCCGAATGGGGCGTGTCGGGCGAAGAGGCGGCCAAGCGGCTGCAGCCCGGCAGCGCGATCTATTTCATGATGGACGAGGACGACGTGCAGCGCATCCTCGCATTCGACGAAACCATGATCGGCTCGGACGGCATTCCGCTGGGCGAGAAGCCGCATCCGCGCCTATGGGGCACCTTCCCGCGCGTGCTGGGGCACTACAGCCGGGATGTCGGCCTGTTTCCGCTGGAAACGGCGGTGTGGAAGATGACCGGGCTCACGGCGCGCAACTTCGGCCTGCACGAGCGCGGCACTCTGAAGCCGGGCCACCACGCCGACGTGGTGATCTTCAACGCCGCGACGGTGCGCGACACCGCGAACTACGAAACGCCGATGCAGCCGGCCGAAGGCATCGATGCGGTGATCGTGAATGGCGCCGTGACCTGGCGCGACGGGGCGCACTGCGGGGTGCGCAACGGGCAGGTGATCACGCGGCGCGAGACTGCCTGA
- a CDS encoding ZIP family metal transporter, whose product MNLIVIIVATLVAGIGSVWLAALLLKVGVRSGSGGVNPQHLLSLAAGALLATAFMHLLPEAFESRIEPAMLFAVLLFGLVFFFLLDKAELWHHGHEHHHGEGKDGHEGHDHHDHGHDHSHTHDHGPRTGGWAVLTGDSVHCFGDGILIASAFTADLRLGLVAAIAVLAHEIPHHIGDLVVLRQSSANQRAALVKVSLAGTMTALGGIAGWWLVDQLHSWLPYFLVLAGSSFVYVALADLIPQLQKRLPARQTAAQILWLAAGIVLVTLVSRLAHGEHGHDHGHDDPGHGEHGHVHKD is encoded by the coding sequence ATGAATTTGATAGTCATCATCGTGGCGACCCTGGTTGCCGGTATCGGAAGCGTCTGGCTCGCGGCCCTCCTGCTGAAGGTGGGGGTGCGCAGCGGTTCGGGCGGCGTGAACCCGCAACATCTGCTGAGCCTGGCGGCCGGTGCGCTGCTCGCCACCGCATTCATGCACCTGCTGCCCGAAGCCTTCGAGAGCCGCATCGAACCGGCGATGCTGTTCGCGGTGCTGCTGTTCGGGCTGGTGTTCTTCTTCCTGCTCGACAAGGCCGAGCTATGGCACCACGGGCACGAACATCACCATGGCGAAGGGAAGGACGGGCACGAAGGCCACGATCACCATGACCACGGCCACGACCATTCCCACACACACGACCACGGCCCCCGCACCGGCGGCTGGGCCGTGCTCACCGGCGACAGCGTGCACTGCTTCGGCGACGGCATCCTGATCGCCTCGGCGTTCACTGCCGACCTGCGCCTGGGCCTGGTCGCCGCCATCGCGGTGCTGGCGCACGAAATTCCGCACCACATCGGCGACCTCGTCGTGCTGCGCCAGAGCTCCGCCAACCAGCGCGCGGCGCTGGTGAAGGTGTCGCTCGCCGGCACCATGACCGCACTGGGCGGCATCGCGGGCTGGTGGCTGGTCGACCAGCTGCACAGCTGGCTGCCGTACTTCCTGGTGCTGGCCGGCAGCAGTTTTGTCTACGTGGCGCTGGCCGACCTGATTCCGCAGCTGCAAAAGCGCCTGCCGGCACGCCAGACCGCCGCGCAGATCCTGTGGCTGGCCGCGGGCATCGTGCTGGTCACGCTCGTGAGCCGGCTGGCGCACGGCGAGCATGGGCACGACCACGGCCACGACGACCCGGGCCACGGGGAGCACGGCCACGTGCACAAGGACTGA
- a CDS encoding dienelactone hydrolase family protein, which translates to MPLDDSRSDFDSLRPGESTEQGATRRTALKAAIGVGYAAAVLPVAAQTAISTSAEGLKAGPIKYTVNGFEVPAYAAAPAGKTGLPVILVIQEIFGVHEYIADTCRRFAKLGYLAIAPELYARQGDPRGYTDIPKLQADIVSKVPDAQVLADLDGALAYAKANGGDTSKAGITGFCWGGRIVWLYAATGKVKAGVAWYGRLVGQPSELTPKHPIDIAASLQAPVLGLYGGKDQGIPLDTVDKMKAALATGTPAAKASSFVVYPEAGHAFHADYRPSYVKSAADDGWQRATAWFKANGVA; encoded by the coding sequence ATGCCCCTCGACGACAGCCGTTCCGACTTCGATTCGCTTCGCCCCGGCGAGAGCACCGAGCAGGGCGCCACGCGCCGCACTGCACTAAAGGCCGCCATCGGCGTGGGCTATGCCGCCGCCGTGCTGCCGGTGGCTGCGCAGACTGCCATCAGCACCTCGGCCGAAGGCCTGAAGGCCGGCCCGATCAAGTACACCGTCAACGGCTTCGAAGTGCCCGCCTACGCTGCGGCACCCGCCGGCAAGACCGGCCTGCCGGTGATCCTGGTGATCCAGGAAATCTTCGGCGTGCACGAGTACATCGCCGACACCTGCCGCCGTTTCGCCAAGCTCGGCTACCTCGCCATCGCGCCCGAGCTGTATGCGCGCCAGGGCGACCCGCGCGGCTACACCGACATTCCGAAGCTGCAGGCCGACATCGTCAGCAAGGTGCCCGACGCACAGGTGCTGGCCGACCTCGACGGCGCGCTGGCCTATGCCAAGGCCAACGGCGGCGACACCAGCAAGGCCGGCATCACCGGTTTCTGCTGGGGTGGGCGCATCGTGTGGCTCTATGCCGCCACCGGCAAGGTCAAGGCGGGCGTTGCCTGGTACGGCCGGCTGGTCGGGCAGCCCAGCGAACTGACGCCGAAGCACCCCATCGACATCGCCGCCAGCCTGCAGGCGCCGGTGCTCGGCCTGTATGGCGGAAAAGACCAGGGGATCCCCCTTGACACGGTTGATAAGATGAAAGCAGCTCTGGCCACTGGAACCCCGGCGGCCAAGGCGTCGAGCTTCGTCGTGTACCCCGAAGCAGGCCACGCATTCCATGCCGACTACCGCCCCAGCTACGTCAAGAGCGCGGCGGACGACGGCTGGCAACGCGCCACGGCCTGGTTCAAAGCCAATGGCGTCGCCTGA
- a CDS encoding aspartate/glutamate racemase family protein, whose amino-acid sequence MAVTQVVGILGGMGPAAGADFVRLFVQACAQQIRARGEPVRDQSFPEHWLAQVPVPDRTDALASAEQGAHQPLEPMLQALGRLAALGSRAVAIACNTAHAWHANLQERFPQVELLHMARETAQQLAGQGTTSVALMATEGTYRVRLYEQALAEAGLGCHVPTPAERHTITRGIFDGVKAGNMQLAEQCFSEVALRLAERHGPVTIIMGCTEVPLGLQGSAAVAGLDLVDPAQVLAAALARRAYQPH is encoded by the coding sequence ATTGCAGTGACGCAGGTGGTCGGCATTCTTGGAGGCATGGGCCCCGCGGCGGGCGCCGACTTCGTGCGGCTTTTCGTGCAGGCCTGCGCGCAGCAGATACGTGCGCGCGGCGAGCCGGTGCGCGACCAGTCCTTTCCCGAGCACTGGCTCGCGCAGGTGCCGGTGCCCGACCGTACCGATGCGCTGGCTTCGGCCGAGCAGGGCGCGCACCAGCCGCTGGAGCCGATGCTGCAGGCGCTGGGCCGGCTGGCCGCGCTCGGCAGCCGGGCCGTGGCCATCGCATGCAACACCGCGCATGCCTGGCACGCCAACCTGCAGGAGCGCTTTCCGCAGGTCGAGCTGCTGCACATGGCGCGCGAAACCGCGCAACAGCTGGCCGGGCAGGGCACCACCAGCGTCGCGCTGATGGCTACCGAAGGCACCTACCGCGTGCGCCTCTACGAACAGGCGCTGGCCGAAGCGGGCCTGGGCTGCCACGTGCCGACGCCAGCGGAGCGCCACACCATCACGCGCGGCATCTTCGACGGCGTGAAGGCCGGCAACATGCAGCTTGCCGAGCAATGCTTTTCCGAAGTGGCGCTGCGGCTGGCCGAGCGCCATGGCCCGGTCACCATCATCATGGGCTGCACCGAGGTGCCGCTGGGCCTGCAGGGCTCGGCGGCGGTGGCCGGCCTCGACCTCGTCGACCCCGCGCAGGTACTGGCCGCGGCGCTGGCCCGGCGGGCCTACCAACCCCACTGA
- a CDS encoding transporter substrate-binding domain-containing protein, which yields MKLSVLMASMAATVLFSATGAQAADTLAKIAESGKITLSYRESSVPFSYLDGPNKPIGFSVELSNAVVEAVKKKLNKPNLQVALMPVTSQNRIPLITNGTVDLECGSTTNNTARGKDVAFAINHFYTGTRLLVKKSSKIKNYADLAKKTVASTTGTTNALVMRKYNTEKNLGMDIVLGKDHADSFLLVESDRAVAFAMDDILLFGLIANAKTPADFEVVGDALQVEPYACMLPKDDPAFKKLVDDTFAGLMKSGEFEKLYNKWFMQPIPPKNVPLNLPMSPQLKENLKALSDKPAT from the coding sequence ATGAAACTCTCCGTCCTCATGGCTTCCATGGCCGCAACGGTGCTCTTCAGCGCCACGGGCGCGCAGGCAGCCGACACGCTGGCCAAGATCGCCGAGTCCGGCAAGATCACGCTTTCTTACCGCGAGTCGTCGGTGCCCTTCAGCTATCTCGACGGCCCCAACAAGCCGATCGGGTTCTCGGTTGAACTCTCCAACGCCGTGGTCGAGGCGGTGAAGAAAAAACTGAACAAGCCCAACCTGCAGGTCGCGCTCATGCCCGTCACCTCGCAGAACCGCATTCCGCTGATCACCAACGGCACGGTCGACCTGGAGTGCGGCTCCACCACCAACAACACCGCGCGCGGCAAGGACGTAGCCTTTGCCATCAACCACTTCTATACCGGCACGCGCCTGCTGGTGAAGAAGTCTTCGAAGATCAAGAACTACGCCGACCTCGCGAAGAAGACCGTGGCCAGCACCACCGGCACTACCAACGCACTGGTAATGCGCAAGTACAACACCGAGAAGAACCTCGGCATGGACATCGTGCTCGGCAAGGACCACGCCGATTCGTTCCTGCTGGTCGAGAGCGACCGTGCCGTGGCCTTCGCCATGGACGACATCCTGCTGTTCGGCCTGATCGCCAACGCCAAGACGCCGGCCGACTTCGAAGTGGTGGGCGATGCGCTGCAGGTCGAGCCCTACGCCTGCATGCTGCCCAAAGACGACCCGGCCTTCAAGAAGCTGGTCGACGACACCTTCGCAGGCCTGATGAAGAGCGGCGAGTTCGAGAAGCTCTACAACAAGTGGTTCATGCAGCCGATTCCGCCGAAGAACGTGCCGCTGAACCTGCCGATGAGCCCGCAGCTGAAAGAGAACCTGAAAGCTCTCAGCGACAAGCCCGCGACCTGA
- a CDS encoding D-amino acid dehydrogenase, with translation MHVCVLGAGIVGLATAWQLERQGHKVTVIDRAAPGAGASGGNGAQLSYSYVQPLADPSIWKQLPKLLLSPTSPLKLRPQLDPLQWRWGMAFLAACNAQISRDTTAKLLALAASSRTEFEAMRADIAPDCDFSATGKLVLYASSASLEGARAQLELQRTMGSEQRLVTPDECIAIEPALASYRGQMAGAVHTPSECAADCLKVCTELMRALSARGVRFMLGADVHGFARSENRIAAVRTSDGDVEADAFVMALGSASHKLGRALGAYLPVYPLKGYSITVEVDPSPGAAPHVNVTDSARKVVFARIGSRLRVAGMAELVGHDASIPATRIETLAAATRALFPHASRLEELHPWTGMRPATPKGLPIIGRLESAPPNMLFNTGHGALGFTLAFGSALKIGQALQA, from the coding sequence ATGCATGTGTGTGTGCTCGGTGCCGGCATCGTGGGCCTGGCCACTGCCTGGCAGCTCGAACGCCAGGGCCACAAGGTCACCGTGATCGACCGCGCCGCCCCCGGCGCCGGCGCGAGCGGCGGCAATGGCGCGCAGCTCAGCTACTCGTACGTGCAGCCGCTGGCCGACCCGTCGATCTGGAAGCAGTTGCCCAAGCTGCTGCTGTCGCCCACATCGCCGCTCAAGCTGCGGCCGCAACTCGACCCGCTGCAATGGCGCTGGGGCATGGCCTTTCTCGCAGCCTGCAACGCACAGATTTCGCGCGACACGACGGCGAAGCTGCTGGCGCTGGCCGCATCGAGCCGTACAGAGTTCGAAGCGATGCGCGCCGACATCGCACCCGATTGCGATTTCTCGGCCACCGGCAAGCTGGTGCTGTACGCCAGCTCGGCATCGCTCGAAGGTGCGCGCGCGCAGCTCGAACTGCAGCGCACCATGGGCAGCGAGCAGCGCCTGGTAACGCCCGACGAATGCATCGCCATCGAGCCCGCGCTTGCCAGCTACCGCGGCCAGATGGCGGGCGCCGTGCACACACCGAGCGAGTGCGCGGCCGACTGCCTCAAGGTGTGCACCGAGCTCATGCGGGCATTGAGTGCGCGCGGCGTGCGCTTCATGCTCGGCGCTGACGTGCATGGCTTTGCGCGCAGCGAAAACCGCATCGCGGCCGTGCGCACCAGCGACGGCGACGTTGAGGCCGATGCCTTCGTGATGGCACTGGGCTCTGCCTCGCACAAACTGGGCCGCGCGCTGGGCGCCTACCTGCCGGTGTATCCGCTCAAGGGCTACAGCATTACGGTAGAGGTCGATCCGTCGCCCGGCGCCGCCCCGCACGTGAACGTGACCGACAGCGCACGCAAGGTGGTGTTCGCGCGCATCGGCTCGCGCCTGCGCGTGGCAGGCATGGCCGAGCTGGTGGGGCATGACGCGAGCATTCCGGCCACGCGCATCGAGACGCTGGCAGCGGCGACGCGCGCCCTCTTCCCGCATGCGAGCCGGCTCGAAGAACTGCACCCCTGGACGGGCATGCGGCCCGCCACGCCGAAGGGGCTGCCGATCATCGGCCGGCTGGAGAGTGCACCGCCCAACATGCTGTTCAACACGGGCCACGGCGCGCTGGGCTTCACGCTGGCCTTCGGCTCGGCGCTGAAGATCGGGCAGGCCCTGCAGGCCTGA
- a CDS encoding DMT family transporter, with the protein MAWALLSVAGVLEIAFAFAMKSSEGFTRLVPALFTVAAGLSSVVLLSLSLRTLPMGTGYAVWTGIGAAGTAIVGMVVLGDSAAPMRLLCIALILAGVIGLKLVTTS; encoded by the coding sequence ATGGCATGGGCATTACTCAGCGTTGCCGGTGTTCTTGAAATCGCCTTCGCCTTCGCGATGAAGTCGTCCGAAGGCTTCACGCGGCTGGTCCCCGCGCTGTTCACGGTCGCTGCCGGCCTGTCGAGCGTGGTGCTTCTTTCGCTCTCGCTGCGGACGTTGCCGATGGGAACGGGCTACGCAGTGTGGACCGGCATCGGCGCCGCGGGCACCGCGATCGTGGGCATGGTGGTGCTGGGCGATTCGGCCGCGCCAATGCGGCTGCTGTGCATTGCGCTCATCCTGGCAGGCGTGATCGGGCTCAAGCTGGTCACCACCAGCTGA
- a CDS encoding carboxymuconolactone decarboxylase family protein, producing MSNRIDYAKISPEVYKAFGGVYMAVQKSGLPKQLVDLVYLRVSQINGCAYCIDMHSRDLLKSGLAVDKLVLVPVWHDAGEVFSRREQVALAWAETVTRVAETGVPDADYEAAAAEFSDKELADLTYAIGLMNAFNRFGITFRSTPAATAAAAKA from the coding sequence ATGAGCAATCGCATCGACTACGCAAAGATTTCGCCCGAGGTCTACAAGGCTTTCGGAGGGGTGTACATGGCCGTCCAGAAAAGCGGCCTGCCCAAGCAACTGGTCGATCTCGTCTACCTGCGGGTTTCGCAGATCAACGGCTGCGCCTATTGCATCGACATGCATTCGCGCGACCTGCTCAAGTCCGGCCTGGCGGTCGACAAGCTCGTGCTGGTCCCGGTGTGGCACGACGCGGGCGAAGTCTTCAGCCGCCGCGAGCAGGTCGCGCTCGCCTGGGCGGAAACCGTGACGCGCGTCGCCGAAACCGGCGTTCCTGATGCGGACTACGAAGCCGCCGCCGCCGAGTTCAGCGACAAGGAACTGGCCGATCTCACCTACGCCATCGGCCTGATGAACGCCTTCAACCGTTTCGGCATCACCTTCCGCTCGACACCCGCTGCCACTGCCGCCGCTGCCAAGGCCTGA
- the pdxR gene encoding MocR-like pyridoxine biosynthesis transcription factor PdxR encodes MIDKKSSPVSPLDPAAAEPYYRQIYERFRNAISSGLLKPGDRIPAARALAKELGLARGTIEAAYSLLVAEGYIQARGQAGTIVAPGLKPQTPVAIPEPALDKRISSIGFRPDSILPFQMGLPALDEFPRKIWARLGARCVRAMQPSDMAHPSIYGLPKLRAEIAAYLQVSRGINCAASQVFVTSGYRHTIELIGLALLKAGDRVWLEDPGYPPTRELLAHMQIAAVPVRVDQEGMVVSEGIKSAPRARAAVVTPAHQSPLGVSLSLPRRQALLDWAGRHNAWIVEDDYDGEYRYVSRPLPALKSLDRDGRVLYAGTFSKVLFPSIRLAYLVVPESQVERFEQIIQTFAGGSPELTQAIVTAFITEGHFARHIQRMRRLYAERREATSAGLQSVLGQHVRIDAQPGGMHLILRLQGRQSDRKLVARMREEGMYAEALSDWTKEGGGASALLVNFTNIDSRRTAEKLGKRILSLM; translated from the coding sequence ATGATCGATAAAAAGAGCAGCCCCGTATCGCCCCTGGACCCCGCAGCGGCCGAGCCCTACTACCGGCAGATATACGAGCGATTTCGCAATGCCATTTCCAGCGGATTGCTCAAGCCCGGCGACCGGATACCCGCCGCACGCGCGCTGGCCAAGGAATTGGGCCTGGCAAGAGGAACGATCGAAGCCGCTTATTCCTTGCTGGTCGCCGAGGGATACATCCAGGCGCGCGGTCAGGCCGGGACCATCGTGGCGCCGGGCCTCAAGCCGCAAACGCCGGTGGCAATTCCGGAGCCTGCGCTCGACAAGAGAATTTCTTCGATCGGTTTCCGGCCGGATTCGATTCTTCCGTTTCAAATGGGGCTGCCCGCCCTCGACGAATTCCCCCGAAAGATATGGGCCCGCCTGGGTGCGCGATGCGTGCGTGCCATGCAGCCATCCGACATGGCGCATCCCTCCATCTACGGGTTGCCAAAGCTGCGTGCGGAAATCGCCGCGTATCTGCAGGTGTCGCGTGGCATCAACTGCGCTGCATCGCAGGTGTTCGTGACCTCGGGATACCGCCACACCATCGAGTTGATCGGCCTCGCCTTGCTGAAGGCGGGGGACCGCGTCTGGCTCGAAGACCCGGGCTACCCGCCCACGCGGGAACTGCTTGCGCACATGCAAATCGCGGCTGTCCCGGTGCGCGTGGACCAGGAGGGCATGGTCGTTTCCGAGGGCATCAAGTCGGCGCCACGCGCGCGCGCAGCCGTGGTCACGCCGGCGCACCAGAGTCCGCTGGGCGTGTCGTTGTCCTTGCCCCGGCGCCAGGCGCTGCTCGACTGGGCGGGACGACACAACGCGTGGATCGTCGAGGACGACTACGACGGCGAGTACCGCTATGTCAGCCGTCCTTTGCCTGCGCTGAAGAGCCTGGACCGCGACGGACGCGTGCTCTACGCAGGCACCTTCAGCAAGGTGCTTTTTCCGAGCATCCGGCTGGCCTATCTCGTCGTGCCTGAGTCGCAGGTCGAGCGCTTCGAGCAGATCATCCAGACCTTCGCCGGGGGCAGCCCCGAACTGACGCAAGCCATCGTCACCGCCTTCATCACGGAGGGGCACTTCGCGCGCCACATCCAGCGGATGCGCAGGCTCTATGCCGAGCGTCGCGAAGCGACCAGCGCAGGCCTGCAGAGTGTGCTCGGTCAACATGTGCGAATCGACGCGCAACCCGGCGGCATGCATCTCATCTTGCGGCTGCAAGGCCGGCAATCGGATCGAAAGCTCGTGGCGCGCATGCGGGAAGAGGGCATGTACGCGGAGGCATTGTCAGACTGGACGAAGGAGGGCGGGGGCGCCTCGGCCTTGCTCGTCAACTTCACGAACATCGATTCCCGGCGCACCGCCGAGAAGCTCGGAAAGCGCATCCTGAGCCTGATGTGA